In the Campylobacter sputorum subsp. sputorum genome, ATACAGATAGCACTGGGGCTAAAACAAATGCTTTTGATTACGATAAAGTTAGATTTCAAAATAACGGGAGCCATGTTACTGGAACTATATCTCAAACTTTAAACTCAGATAGTAGTTTTGCAAAAGATACAACCAAACTTAGTGAAGTTGCAGCAGGAGAGATGGTTGGTTCAAAGTTAGAAATGAAAGTTAGTTCAAAATCTGGTAAAGAATATACCATAACACTTGATTTTACAGATAAAGATAATGCAAAGGTAAATTTTAAAGGAGATGGAATCGATAGTACAACTCCTATTTATCACGGAGAGTGGAAAAATAACAAATTACCAAAAAATTTTGGAGATTTGCAAGGAATGCAAACTCCAGTAGAAGAAGTAACATTTAAACAACTAAACGACATTATAGCAATGGCTGTAAGTGATAATATACCAGCTGATGGGGCTACATTTGATGAATACAATAAAGCTATAGATAATACAAAAGGTAGCGTTGAGGTTAGTATGGATTATAAGGGTAGAATTGATATAAAAGATATGACAGATGCTACAAGTAAAATAAAATTAAGTTTGTATGACCCAAATGGTGGAAACTTTACAGCAGTTGGGACAACTACGAGGGGTCCAAATTTTACATTTTCAGCAAATAATGCAATTACGATAGATGAGCCAAGTAATGATATATTTAATGATTTAGATGAGATGATAAAGGCTGTTAGATTTGGTTATTATAGATCAGATACTAATAGTGATGATCCTAGAAATGCTGGAATTCAAGGAGCTTTAAAAAGGATAGATCATATAAGCGATCATGTTATAAAAAGTCAAACAAAACTGGGTTCTATGACAAACTCACTTGAAGCAACTCAAACTAGAGCTCAATTTATGAAAGTAAATGTTTCTGATATAAAAAATGAGCTAATAGGTGCTGATTATGCTGAAACATATATGAAAATGACACAACATATACTTTCTTATCAAGCAATGCTTCAAGCAAGTGCAAAGATACAACAACTTAGTTTGTTAAATTATATGTAATGAAAAATTTGTTATAATCCATCTTTTATTAAAAAAGGATTGATTATTTTAAGAGAGAGTGTATTAACTTTTGTAGTTTGTTTTTTGATATTTTTTGGCGTAGCTACGATATTGCCTGATTCTTCATTTGTTGGGATATTTGGCAATATCATCGGCAAATACAACTACAAACTTTTTGGGCTAATTTGTTATATATATCCGTTTTTACTTATAGTTCTTGCTATATATTTTCGTAAAAATTTCAAAGGATTTAATCTTAGATTTTTTGAACTTATTATAGGTATTTTGTTGCTATTTTTCTCATTTTTGCTTTTTCAAGGAAATTTTATAAAAGATCCATATAAAGTTGGTGTGATAGGCTATTACTCTATGCTTGGACTTAGGGATTTTGTTGGAACAATAGGCGGTGTGGTATTTAATATAATGATATTTATCATTTCGCTTGTGCTTATTTTTGAAGAAAATATAGTAGTGATATTTAAAAATGCTTTTATAGAGCCTGTAAAAGGCTTAAAACAAGATAACAAAACAAAATTAAAACAGCCACATATAAAGCAAAATAATAATAAAGAATGCGAGATTGTAAATGAAGTTAAAAGCGATGATGAGTTTGTTTGTGTAGATGACACTAGTGAAATTTTAGATGAAAGCAGTTTAAAAGAAGAGGAGCAAACAGAAAAAGATTTATCTCAAAAAGAAGAGAAAAAAACTTCAAAAACTATAAAAAATGTAGAACTTGTAAATGAAGTAGCTGAAAATAAAAAACTTCTTGATGAGCTTGAAAAAGGTAATGTGGAAAAACCAAATGATTTCTCTTTGCCTCCGCTTAGTTTTTTAAAAGATCCTCCTAAAAAAACACAAAGCATCAATGAAGCTGAAATCGATAGTAAAATTTCTGATCTTTTAGATAAATTAAAAAGATTTAAGATAGACGGAGATGTCGTTAGAACTTATAGTGGACCTGTTGTTACGACATTTGAATTTAAACCAGCAGCACATATAAAAGTTAGCAAAATTTTAACGCTTCAAGATGATTTGGCAATGGCACTTAAAGCTAAAACTATTCGCATACAAGCTCCAATTCCTGGTAAAGATGTAGTTGGTATAGAAATTCCAAATGATAACATACAAACTATATATCTTAAAGAAATTTTACAAAGTGATATATTTAAAGATGCTTCTAGCCCTCTTACTATAGCACTTGGTAAAGATATAGTTGGAGATCCTTTTGTAACAGATCTTAAAAAATTACCACATCTTCTTATAGCTGGAACAACTGGAAGTGGAAAAAGTGTTGGTATAAATGCTATGCTTCTTAGTTTGCTGTATAGAAATAGCCCAAAAACTTTACGCCTTATAATGATAGATCCAAAGATGCTTGAATTTTCTATCTACAATGACATACCACATCTTTTAACACCTGTAATAACTCAAGCAAAACAGGCTATCACAGCTTTATCAAATTTGGTAAATGAGATGGAACGTAGGTATAAAATCATGAGCCATACAAGAACCAAAAATATAGAAAATTATAATGACAAGATTAAAAAAACAGGCGGAGAAATTTTTCCTTATATAGTGGTTATCATAGACGAGCTTGCGGATTTGATGATGACAAGTGGAAAAGATGTAGAGTTTTATATAGGCAGACTTGCACAAATGGCAAGAGCAAGTGGAATTCATCTCATAGTTGCAACACAAAGACCAAGTGTTGATGTAGTAACTGGACTTATAAAAGCAAATTTACCATCTCGTATAAGTTATAGAGTTGGTCAAAAAATAGATAGTAAAGTTATACTAGATCAAATGGGAGCTGAGAGTTTATTGGGTAGGGGCGATATGCTTTTTACTCCGCCATCAAGCACTGGACTTATAAGGCTTCATGCACCTTTTGCCAGTGAAGAAGAGATAGAAAAAGTAGTTGAGTTTTTAAAAGAACAACAAGAAGTTGTTTATGATGATAAATTTCTAAAAGATAGTGATGATGATTCTTCTGGACTAAGCGGTGGTTCTGGTGTGGTAGATGGTGAACTCGATGAGCTTTATGAAGAAGCAAAAAATATCGTTCTTAGTGAAGAAAAAACTTCTATTAGTTATATACAAAGAAGACTTAGGATAGGTTACAATAGAGCTGCAACTATCATAGAACAACTTGAAAATATGGGTGTTTTAACAGCCCCAAATTCAAAAGGTCAAAGAGATATTATTAAATGATAATTCTTAAAAAATAAATCTAATTTAAATATATCTATATTATATAAATTTAATTTTGTTAAAATTATAACTCCAAATTTATAAATTTTTATCATTAAAGGGTTAAAATGAAAATAGGAGTTAAGCTAAATATCGCAATTGCTGGTATAGTTGTGTTGTGTATGTTTGCGTTTTCGGCGTATTATAAAAGTATAATATTTGAAAACAAAAAAGCAGATTTTCAAAATTCCATAGATACAACACTTGAACAAACAATAGGTATCTTAGATATATTTCACAAAAATAATCTATCATTAGCTAAGGGTATGTTTAATTCATTTAAATCTACTTTGGGAGAATTTGAATTAAATCCATCATTAACACTAAATGTTAAGGGTGTAAATGTCCCAGATATGCTTATGAATGATAAAAGTGTTATAGAAAATTTTGAAATAGTAGATAACTTTACAAAAGCATCATCAAGTGTTGCTACAATTTTTGTATTAGACGATAATGGGGGGGGGTTCGTAAGGGTTACAACTTCTCTTAAAAACGAAAATGGTGAACGAGTTTATGGAACTAAACTAGACACAAATACTCAAGCTTACAAGTCTTTAATGAATGGAGAAGATTACTTCGGTTTAGCCAATCTTTTTGGAAGAAATTATGTGGTTGGATATTCCCCTATCTACAATACAAATAAAAAAATTATCGGTGCAAGTTTTATAGGATTTGATTTTACTGATGGCTTAGAAACTATCAAAAAACATTTCATAAATTCAAAAGTAGCAAAAACAGGACAATACGCCATAGAACGCAAAATGCCAAATGGCAATATAAAAAACATAGTAAATAGCTTTGAACCTAAAGACGGATATATATTTTCTAAACATAGATTTGATGAATATTCTTGGGA is a window encoding:
- a CDS encoding DNA translocase FtsK yields the protein MPDSSFVGIFGNIIGKYNYKLFGLICYIYPFLLIVLAIYFRKNFKGFNLRFFELIIGILLLFFSFLLFQGNFIKDPYKVGVIGYYSMLGLRDFVGTIGGVVFNIMIFIISLVLIFEENIVVIFKNAFIEPVKGLKQDNKTKLKQPHIKQNNNKECEIVNEVKSDDEFVCVDDTSEILDESSLKEEEQTEKDLSQKEEKKTSKTIKNVELVNEVAENKKLLDELEKGNVEKPNDFSLPPLSFLKDPPKKTQSINEAEIDSKISDLLDKLKRFKIDGDVVRTYSGPVVTTFEFKPAAHIKVSKILTLQDDLAMALKAKTIRIQAPIPGKDVVGIEIPNDNIQTIYLKEILQSDIFKDASSPLTIALGKDIVGDPFVTDLKKLPHLLIAGTTGSGKSVGINAMLLSLLYRNSPKTLRLIMIDPKMLEFSIYNDIPHLLTPVITQAKQAITALSNLVNEMERRYKIMSHTRTKNIENYNDKIKKTGGEIFPYIVVIIDELADLMMTSGKDVEFYIGRLAQMARASGIHLIVATQRPSVDVVTGLIKANLPSRISYRVGQKIDSKVILDQMGAESLLGRGDMLFTPPSSTGLIRLHAPFASEEEIEKVVEFLKEQQEVVYDDKFLKDSDDDSSGLSGGSGVVDGELDELYEEAKNIVLSEEKTSISYIQRRLRIGYNRAATIIEQLENMGVLTAPNSKGQRDIIK